GCGCGATGGCGACGACGGCCGGTACTTCGAGCAGGCCCTTGCCCTGGCCGAGCGGCGACCAGGCCTCGGTCGCGATGCCCTGCTCGGCGTGCAGCTCACGGGCCTCCCGCTGCTGGAGGTGCGGGTGCAGCTCGATCTGGTTGACGGCCGGGATCACCGAGGTCTCGGAGAGCAGCGTCTGGATGTGCTCGGGAAGGAAGTTCGAGACACCGATGGCACGGGCACGGCCGTCGGCCAGGATCTTCTCGAAGGCCTTGTACGTGTCGACGTACTTGCCGTGCCCGGCGATCGGCCAGTGGATCAGATAGAGGTCGACGTATTCGAGGCCGAGCTTGCCCAGCGAGGTGTCGAAGGCGCGCAGCGTCGTGTCGTAGCCCTGGTCGCTGTTCCACAGCTTGGTGGTGACGAACAGGTCCTTGCGCGGAATGCCGGACTGGGTGAGCGCCCGGCCGGTGCCCTCCTCGTTGCCGTAGATCGCGGCCGTGTCGATGCTGCGATACCCGGCCTCCAGCGCGGTCGTGACGGCCGCGGTGGCCTCGTCGTCCGGTACCTGCCAGACGCCGAAACCGAGCTGCGGCATCTCGACGCCGTTGTTCAGGATGATCGGGGGGACCTTGCTCACGAGCCATCGATCCTTAGAGTTCGCGGAAGTGGTACTCCCATGGTCAACGATCGGCGCCGGTGCTGCATTCCAGCCCGCCGCGCCGCCCCGCGAAGCCGCCCGGGCGGCGGGCTCGCGGGCCCGCCCGCCGCGGCCGGTCAGCTCCGGTAGAGCGCCTCGACCTCGGTGGCGTAGGCCTGCTCGATCGCTTTGCGCTTGAGTTTCAGGGACGGGGTCAGCAGTCCGTGCTCCTCGGAGAACTGGTGCGCGAGGATACGGAAGGTACGGATCGACTCCGCCTGGGAGACCAGTGTGTTCGCGGCGACCACGGCCCGGCGCACCTCGGTCTCCAGATCCGAGTCGTGCACCAGCTCGGCGGGCGACAACTGCGGCTTGTCGCGCATGGCGAGCCAGTGCTCCACGGCGTCCGCGTCCAGGGTGACGAGGGCCGCGATGTACGGGCGGTCGTTGCCGACGACGATGCACTGGGCCACCAGCGGGTGGTCCCGGACCCGCTCCTCCAGCTGCGTCGGTGAGACGCTCTTGCCGCCGGAGGTCACCAGGATCTCCTTCTTGCGCCCGGTGATGGTCAGATAGCCGTCCTCGTCCAGCGAGCCGAGATCACCGGTGGCGAACCAGCCGTCGTGCAGTGTCGCGTCGGTGGCCTTGGGGTTGTTGAGGTAGCCCTGGAAGACGTTGCCGCCGCGCAGCCACACCTCGCCGTCCTCGGCGATGTGCACCGTGGTGCCGGGGATGGCCTGCCCCACCGTGCCGAAGCGGGTCCGCTCGGGCGGGTTCGCGGTGGCCGCGGCGCTCGTCTCGGTCAGGCCGTAGCCCTCGTAGATGGTGACTCCGGCGCCGTGGAAGAACAGCCCGAGGCGCCGGTCCATCGCGGAGCCGCCCGAGAACGCGTGCCGCACCCGCCCGCCCATGGCCTCGCGGACCTTGGCGTAGACGAGCTTGTCGTAGATCTGGTGCTGCACCCGCAGTCCGGCCGACGGTCCCGGTCCCTTGTCGAAGGCCTTCTGCTCCAGCGCCTCCGCGTAGCGCACCGCGACGTCGACCGCCTTCTCGAAGGGGCCGCCCTTGCCGGACCGTTCCGCCTTGCGCAGCCCGGCCTGGAAGATCTTCTCGAAGATGTACGGGACCGCCAGGATGAACGTCGGCCGGAAGGCCGCGAGATCGGGCAGCAGCGCGGCGGCGTTCAGCGAGGGCTGGTGGCCGAGTTTGATCCGTCCGCGCACCGCGGCGACCTCGATCATCCGTCCGAAGACGTGCGCGAGCGGCAGGAAGAGCAGGGTGGCGGGCACCGCGTCGCGGCGTGTCTGGAAGACCGGCTCCCAGCGGCTGATCAAGGTGTCCGCCTCGAACATCATGTTCGCGTGCGAGATCAGACAGCCCTTCGGGCGGCCGGTGGTGCCCGAGGTGTAGATGATCGTCGCGACCGAGTCCGGGGTGACCGCGTGCCGGTGGCGTTCCACCATGTCGTCGTCGACCTGTTCGCCCGAGTGGTACAGCTCGGCCACCGCGTCCGCGTCGAGCTGCCACAGGCGGCGCAGGTGCGGCAGCCGGTCGATGACCGAGCCGATGGTCATGGCGTGGTCCTCGTGCTCGACCATCGCCGCCGAGACGTCCGCGTCGTGCAGCATCCACAGGACCTGTTCGGCGGAGGACGTCGGGTAGATCGGCACGACCTGGGCGCCGACGGCCCACAGCGCGTAGTCGAAGAGGGTCCACTCGTAGCGGGTGCGGCACATGATCGCCACCCGGTCCCCGAACCGCACTCCTTCGGCGAGCAGTCCCTTGGCCAGTTTCATGACCTCGTCGCGGAACTCCGCAGCGGTCACATCGAGCCAGCGTCCGTCCTGCGACTTACGGCCGAGCACCACACACCGAGCGTCCTCAAGGGCATTGTCGAACACGGCGTCGGCCAGGCCGCCCACGGGCGGCTGCGACGCCACCGGGGGGGTGGTGAACTCGCGCAATGTTGCTCCTTGTGGCGCTCCGCACAGCGCGGGTGACGGTACCCCAACAGGCGTCCGGACGGGAGGGGTGCCCGTGACCGCAGGACTGTGCATATCTACAGGTCAGGGCGGAAAAAGGGACCCACAAGGGGAGCGGGAGGACAGAATAGTTACGACTCGGTAGGTTTCGGTGGCGCAATCTCCACGGAATCTGTACCTGCCGCTTACGGCGTTCCAAAGGGTGCGCCGAGGCAGGTCCGCGCGTCCGGACAGAGACGTTGCCGTTCCGACGCACGGTCCCTCTCACTCGCGTCACTCGCCCTCTCACTTGCGCCGACCGGACCCGGCGAGGGCCGCCGGACGGCGGCAGCGCCCACCCCTTCGGGTTGCCCGGATGGCGACACCCCCGGCCCCGCCACAGCATCGGCCGCATGACAGTGCGTCATTCCGGAGGAACGGGAGCGGGTCCGATGCGAGGTTGGACAAGACGTGTGCTGGTACCTGTGGCCCTTGCCGTGATCGGTGTGGCGACCGGATGCACCAGCGGTGGGGACGAGGGCGGCGGTCGGGGCGGACCCGTGAAGGCCGAGGAATCGACGCGTGACTTCACCCTGGTGGCCACCGGTGATCTCCTCGTCCACGACGCGGTCATCCGCCAGGCCGCCACCGACGCGGGCGGCTCGGGCTACGACTTCCGGCCCATGCTCGCCGCCGCGAAACCACTGGTGTCCACCGCCGACGTGGCGATCTGCCACATGGAGACGGTCTACGGCGCGAACGGCGGCCCGTACACCGGATATCCGCTGTTCAAGACCCCGCCGCAGATCGCCCGAGGAGCGCGGGCCCTCGGCTACGACTCGTGTTCCACCGCCTCCAACCACACCATGGACGCGGGAGCGGAAGGGGTTACGCGCACCCTCGGAGCCATGGACGCGGCACACCTGAAACACGCGGGCTCCGCCCGCAGCGCGCGTGAGCAGAGCACGCCGACGCTCCTGAGGGCGGGCGGCGCCACCCTCGCGCACCTCGCGTACACCTATGACACCAACGGCATTCCGGTACCCGCCGACCGCCCGTGGATGGTCAACCTCCTGGAGCCGGACCGAATCCTCGCCGACGCCCGTGCCGCCCGCCGCGCCGGAGCCGACGTCGTGGTGGTCAGCGTGCACTGGGGCACCGAATGGCAACAGGCACCGGACGAGCAGCAGGTCGACCTCGCCCGGCAGCTCACCGAGTCCAGGAGCCAGGGCCGCCGCGACATCGACCTCATCCTCGGCACCCACAACCACGTGCCGCAGGCATTCGAAAAGGTCAACGGCACCTGGGTCGTCTACGGCCTCGGCGACCAGATCGCCGGACGCATGAACGATCCCCGGGGCCAGTTGGGTACGGCGGCCCGCTTCACCTTCCGCCCGCCGCGCCAGCCCGGTAAGGCCTGGACCGTGAAGAAGGCGGAGGCCCTCCCGTACCGCATGGACAACGACCCGCTCCGGCTCGTCGACCTCAACAAGGCGGTGGCGGCCCACCCGGACCGCCCCGACTACGTCGACGCCCGCGACGCCATCCGGCAGGCGGTCCTCAGCCGGGGCGCGCAGGAGGCCGGGCTGGTCATGGACTAGGACCTGAACCTGCGCACGCGCCCGCGCGGACAATGCCGAACGCCCCCTCCGCACACGTTGGCGGAGGGGGCGTTCGGCGTCGTCGTCCGACGCTCTTCGAGAAGGTCGGCGGAGAGGACGTCAGCGGACCCTAGTGCGGTGCGGGACGCCCCGGCACCGTGTTCGCGGGACGGCTGGTGACGTCGTCCAGCGGCAGCCGGACGAGCGGCCAGCCCACCAGGTTCGCGTTGCTGTCCGCGACACTGCGCACCTCGGCGTCGCTCAGCGCGCGGGCGTAGACCCGTACCTCGTCGATGGCGCCGTTGAAGTGCGCACGGCTGTCGAGGCGTTGGCCCACATGCACCCCGAAGGGCGAGTTGCGGGTCACCGAACCGGGCACGTCGGCCGAGCTGACCTGGGTGCCGTCCAGGAACATGGTCAGCTTCCCGCCGCCCCTGCGCAGGGCGATGTGGTGCCACTTGCCGTCGTTGTACGCCTTGGCGTCACGCACCCAGGCGGTCATCGGCGGGGTGGCACCACTGCGCGTGGTGATCAGCCCCGTGATCCGGTTGAGGGCCGGTTCGGCTCGCAGCCACACCTGCGGCTGGTTGGTGCCGATGCCGCCCATCCACAGCAGCGGCTGCTCCCCGGTGGTCGCCGAGTAGCGGAACCACATCGACGTCGTGAAGTCCCGTGTACCGAGCGGCAGTTCGTCCCGGTACGGCAGTCGTACGGCGTCGTCGCGGCCATCGAACTGTACGGCGCCGCCGTAGCGGCCCGGGGTCTCGGCGGGGTCGCCGAGCACCGTGGCCCGCTCGCTGTGCGGGGACTGGTCCGAGGTGGTGTCGTCCGGGCCCCTGCGGTCCCCGAGCCAGTCGATGCCGAAGCGCGCGAAACGGATCTCGTCGCGTGCGTCGACCGCGCCGCCCTCGTACATGAGGCCGACCGAGCCCGAACCGATCTGCACCAGGTCCGAGTAACCGGCCCAGTCCGTACTGACCACGGTGCCCCGGTCCACGCTCTCCCAGGTGCGGCCGCCGTCGTAGGAGCTGCGGATCATCATGGTGCGCCGCCGGTCCGGGTCGGCCGGTGCCGCGAGCAGCATCCGGTCGCCCACCCGCAGACAGGCGGCCTGGACCTGCGGGGTGTACATGTCCGGGATCGACTCGAAGGGCCGGGCGAAGCTGTCGCCGCCGTCACGGCTCAGGGCGTGCGTACGGTGGCCCAGATCGGTGCCGTCCTGCTCGCGCCCGCTGACGTACACCGTGCCGTCGGAGTTCTCCTCCAGCGTGAGCTCGGACGGCTTCTGCCGGAACGTACCGTCGGCCGCGATGGGATAGCTGTCCTTCGCGCCGACCCGCCAGCTCTTGCCGCCGTCGTCACTGACCACCAGCGCCGCGTGGTTCTCGGTGACCCGGCCGCCGGCGTAGGACTCGGCGTTGACTCCGAAGACGAGCCTGCCCGCGTGCGCTCCCTTGGTGAGCTGGATGCCGTGCACCGGGCCGGTGGCGTACCAGGAGTTCCACGACTCGGGCAGGATCTCGTCGCTCAGGTCGCGCGGCGCGGACCAGGTCTTGCCGTCGTCGTCGCTGTACTGCAGATGCGGTCTGCGGTCGCACGGCACATCGCAGTTGCCGCCGCCGGGTTTGCCGGTGTTCCAGGTCTCCGCGAGCAGGATGCGGCCGGTACGCCGGTCCACGACCGGTGCCGGGTTGCCGTGGGTGTCGCCCGCCCCGGCGTTGACCACCTTCAGGCCGCTCCAGGTGCGGCCGCCGTCCTCGGACCGTTTGACGACGATGTCGATGTCACCGGCGTCGGAACAGTCGTTGGTGCGGCCCTCGGCGAACGCGAGGAGTGTGCCGTCGTTGGTCCGTACGACCGCCGGGATCCGGAAGCAGGCGTAGCCCGGATCCTGGGAAGCCTTGAAGAGAACCTGTTGGTCCAGGCCCTGTGCGTCCGCCCCGGACGCTTCCGGGGCGGCGGTGGCGGAGCTGGGGAGCGAGACGACGGCGACGGTGGACGCCCCGGCGACGAACAGACGTAAGGCCCGAAGACGTGCGGTGGTGAGGCGTGCCCTGAGGCGTGACGGCATGTGCGACCTGCCCTTCATGTCATCCGAACATCTGGACATCCCACGTCCAACCTGCGCAACCCAGACGCTACTTGTGCCTCCGCGCACCCCACAAGGACCGTGCGCATGGGTAATGCGGTAAGCACATTCTCGGCTTATGTCACGGCCTGCCCGATCTGCGTCTCTCGTACCCGGACGCGCTTGAACCGAATCGCAAGGTCCGTCTCAACTTGCTTTGTTGCAAAGGGGAGTTGGCGTACTCCGGGATGCGGACGGGCGGTGTCGGAGGCCGGGTGCGCCTTCGGGTCCACGGGGCATTCAGCGGTATTCGGCGGCTGAGGAAGTGTCACCCGGTCGGCGCAGCCCGGGCGATTCGCGGCGGAGGCGCGGGCGTGCAGGGCGGATTCGTGGGGCCGAACGGGCGGTTCACATGGTGGCGCCGTTCACAAAGAGAACGGCACGGCTCGGGGAGGGAAGCGGTACGGCTCGGGAAAGCGGTCCGGTTCAGGAAAGCCGGGCCGGGGATTCGAGGGCCAGGCGGTGCTCACCGGCGTAGACGTTCATGGAGGCACCGCGCAGGAAGCCGACCAGGGTCAGTCCCTGTTCGGCGGCCAGGTCGACCGCGAGAGCGGAGGGTGCGGAGACCGCGGCGAGTACCGGGATCCCGGCCATCACCGCCTTCTGCACCAGCTCGAACGAGGCCCGGCCCGACACCAGGAGGATGCTGCGCGACAGCGGGAGCCGTCCGCCTTGGAGGGCGCGCCCGACGACCTTGTCCACGGCGTTGTGCCGCCCCACGTCCTCGCGCAGATCGAGGAGTTCGCCCTCGGGCGAGAAGAGCGCCGCGGCGTGCAGGCCGCCGGTGCGGTCGAAGACCTGCTGTGCGGCGCGCAGCCGGTCCGGCAGTACGGAGAACAGGGCGGGGTCGAGGCGCAGCGGCGGCTGGTCCGCGATGGCGAGCCGGGCCGTGGTCCGTACCGCCTCCAGGCTCGCCTTGCCGCACAGTCCGCACGAGGAGCTCGTATAGACGTTGCGTTCCAGCGTGATGTCCGGGATCGGCACCGAGGGCGCGGTCCGTACGTCGACGACGTTGTACGTGTTGGAGCCGTCCTCGGTCGCCCCCGCGCAGTAGACGATGCTGGCGAGCTCGTCCGCCGCGGCGAGTACGCCCTCGCTCACCAGAAAGCCGGCCGCCAGCGCGAAGTCGTCGCCGGGTGTGCGCATGGTGACCGCGATCCGGCGCCCGTTGAGACGGATCTCCAGCGGCTCCTCGGCGACCAGGGTGTCGGGGCGCTGCGAGAGCTGTCCGTCGCGAATGCGCAGAACGCGGCGGCGCTCGGTGACTCGGCCCATGGTGGAAATCGACCCCGATTCTCTGATCCGCACCACCCGGCGCGGCCTCTCGCTTCGCGCCCATTGTCCTGCACCGGCCCCGCACGCGGCGCACGGCGAGTGTGACCGTCTGCGCACCCGCCGCCCGTACTCGCCCCTACGCGTCCGCCTGTCATTCCGGGAGCTGCTGCTACGGGCCCCCGCCCCCGCACTTCCGCTACGACGTGACTCCTTGTCCGGAGCGCAAGCGGCATTGTGAAATCCCGTCCGCGAATGACAGGAGTAACCGGCGCGATCCGGCGGATTCGCAGGTGCGGAAGCGCGTTGGCAACCCGTTCGCAGTGGGGCGTCAGCATTTTCCCGACCGGCCTGTCGTCATCGAACCGGACAAGGTGTGATGGCTTTTCCTGTTGCAGTTCCACTCCGTTCCTGCGGCATGCAATGCGCAGACTCGTGGGAGGTCACAGGAAGGGGGACGTTCCATGAACGGCTCACGTATTGCCGCCGTGGGGCACTATCAGCCGGCTCGCGTGCTGACCAATCACGAACTGTCGACCATGGTGGACACGAGTGACGAGTGGATCACCACTCGTGCGGGCATCCGCACCCGCCGTATCGCGGGCCCCGAGGAGCCGGTGGACGAACTCGGCGCGCACGCGGCGGCCAAGGCGCTCGCCGCGGCCGGGCTCACACCCGGCGACATCGACCTGATCCTGGTCGCGACGTCCACCGCCATCGACCGTTCGCCGAACATGGCCGCGCGCATCGCCGCGCGCCTGGGCGTTCCCTCGGCCGCGACCCTGGACATCAACGTGGTGTGCGCGGGCTTCACCCACACCCTGGCCACCGCCGACCACACCGTGCGCGCGGGCGGCGCGCAGCGGGTGCTCGTGATCGGCTCGGACAAGATGTCCGACGTCGCCGACTGGGACGACCGCAGCAGTTGCATCCTGATGGGCGACGGCGCGGGCGCCGTGGTGGTGGAGGCCTGCGCCGAGGGCGAGGAACCGGGAATCTCGCCGGTGGTCTGGGGCTCGATACCCGAGATGGGTGACGCGGTACGTATCGAGGGCTCGCCGCCGCGCTTCAAGCAGCAGGGCCAGACCGTCTACCGGTGGGCGACCACCGAACTCCCGCCCATCGCCCGGCGCGTGTGCGCCCGCGCCGGGATCGAACCGTCCGACCTCGACGGCATCGTGCTGCACCAGGCCAATCTGCGCATCATCGAGCGGCTCGCCGAGCGGTTCGGCGCTCCGAACGCGGTGGTCGCCAAGGACGTCGTCAACTCCGGCAACACCTCGGCCGCGAGCATCCCCGTGGCCCTGTCCAAACTCGTCGAACAGGGCGAGATCGGCACCGGCGACCGCGTCCTGCTCTTCGGATTCGGCGGCAATCTGTCGTACGCGGGACAGGTCGTGCGCTGTCCCTGAGACCTACATACGACGAGAAGGGGTCCGGCGATCGCCCGCCGGGCCCCTTCCCTTACTCCCTGCACTTCCCGGCACTGCCAAGTCGAGCGCGGCGCCGCCCTCCCGGGAGGGAAGTTCCGTCCAACCGCTCCCGGCAGCGGGGAGGTTGCCCGTCACGGCGTGGCCGAAGCTCTCGTCGACCAGGTAGGTGGCGCCGGTCCACCGCATTCAGGAGTCGCTGTCCTGGATCCGCCGCCAGGGAGCCGCCTCTTCGATCTCGAAGGCGAGTTGCAGCAGGG
This is a stretch of genomic DNA from Streptomyces sp. NA04227. It encodes these proteins:
- a CDS encoding aldo/keto reductase, which codes for MPQLGFGVWQVPDDEATAAVTTALEAGYRSIDTAAIYGNEEGTGRALTQSGIPRKDLFVTTKLWNSDQGYDTTLRAFDTSLGKLGLEYVDLYLIHWPIAGHGKYVDTYKAFEKILADGRARAIGVSNFLPEHIQTLLSETSVIPAVNQIELHPHLQQREARELHAEQGIATEAWSPLGQGKGLLEVPAVVAIAQKHGRTPAQVVLRWHVQLGNVAIPKSVTPSRIKENIDVFSFELDDEDLAAIRALNEERRIGPDPATFDVV
- a CDS encoding long-chain fatty acid--CoA ligase, with the translated sequence MREFTTPPVASQPPVGGLADAVFDNALEDARCVVLGRKSQDGRWLDVTAAEFRDEVMKLAKGLLAEGVRFGDRVAIMCRTRYEWTLFDYALWAVGAQVVPIYPTSSAEQVLWMLHDADVSAAMVEHEDHAMTIGSVIDRLPHLRRLWQLDADAVAELYHSGEQVDDDMVERHRHAVTPDSVATIIYTSGTTGRPKGCLISHANMMFEADTLISRWEPVFQTRRDAVPATLLFLPLAHVFGRMIEVAAVRGRIKLGHQPSLNAAALLPDLAAFRPTFILAVPYIFEKIFQAGLRKAERSGKGGPFEKAVDVAVRYAEALEQKAFDKGPGPSAGLRVQHQIYDKLVYAKVREAMGGRVRHAFSGGSAMDRRLGLFFHGAGVTIYEGYGLTETSAAATANPPERTRFGTVGQAIPGTTVHIAEDGEVWLRGGNVFQGYLNNPKATDATLHDGWFATGDLGSLDEDGYLTITGRKKEILVTSGGKSVSPTQLEERVRDHPLVAQCIVVGNDRPYIAALVTLDADAVEHWLAMRDKPQLSPAELVHDSDLETEVRRAVVAANTLVSQAESIRTFRILAHQFSEEHGLLTPSLKLKRKAIEQAYATEVEALYRS
- a CDS encoding beta-ketoacyl-ACP synthase III; this translates as MNGSRIAAVGHYQPARVLTNHELSTMVDTSDEWITTRAGIRTRRIAGPEEPVDELGAHAAAKALAAAGLTPGDIDLILVATSTAIDRSPNMAARIAARLGVPSAATLDINVVCAGFTHTLATADHTVRAGGAQRVLVIGSDKMSDVADWDDRSSCILMGDGAGAVVVEACAEGEEPGISPVVWGSIPEMGDAVRIEGSPPRFKQQGQTVYRWATTELPPIARRVCARAGIEPSDLDGIVLHQANLRIIERLAERFGAPNAVVAKDVVNSGNTSAASIPVALSKLVEQGEIGTGDRVLLFGFGGNLSYAGQVVRCP
- the fdhD gene encoding formate dehydrogenase accessory sulfurtransferase FdhD, translating into MGRVTERRRVLRIRDGQLSQRPDTLVAEEPLEIRLNGRRIAVTMRTPGDDFALAAGFLVSEGVLAAADELASIVYCAGATEDGSNTYNVVDVRTAPSVPIPDITLERNVYTSSSCGLCGKASLEAVRTTARLAIADQPPLRLDPALFSVLPDRLRAAQQVFDRTGGLHAAALFSPEGELLDLREDVGRHNAVDKVVGRALQGGRLPLSRSILLVSGRASFELVQKAVMAGIPVLAAVSAPSALAVDLAAEQGLTLVGFLRGASMNVYAGEHRLALESPARLS
- a CDS encoding CapA family protein; the encoded protein is MKAEESTRDFTLVATGDLLVHDAVIRQAATDAGGSGYDFRPMLAAAKPLVSTADVAICHMETVYGANGGPYTGYPLFKTPPQIARGARALGYDSCSTASNHTMDAGAEGVTRTLGAMDAAHLKHAGSARSAREQSTPTLLRAGGATLAHLAYTYDTNGIPVPADRPWMVNLLEPDRILADARAARRAGADVVVVSVHWGTEWQQAPDEQQVDLARQLTESRSQGRRDIDLILGTHNHVPQAFEKVNGTWVVYGLGDQIAGRMNDPRGQLGTAARFTFRPPRQPGKAWTVKKAEALPYRMDNDPLRLVDLNKAVAAHPDRPDYVDARDAIRQAVLSRGAQEAGLVMD
- a CDS encoding sialidase family protein, with the protein product MPSRLRARLTTARLRALRLFVAGASTVAVVSLPSSATAAPEASGADAQGLDQQVLFKASQDPGYACFRIPAVVRTNDGTLLAFAEGRTNDCSDAGDIDIVVKRSEDGGRTWSGLKVVNAGAGDTHGNPAPVVDRRTGRILLAETWNTGKPGGGNCDVPCDRRPHLQYSDDDGKTWSAPRDLSDEILPESWNSWYATGPVHGIQLTKGAHAGRLVFGVNAESYAGGRVTENHAALVVSDDGGKSWRVGAKDSYPIAADGTFRQKPSELTLEENSDGTVYVSGREQDGTDLGHRTHALSRDGGDSFARPFESIPDMYTPQVQAACLRVGDRMLLAAPADPDRRRTMMIRSSYDGGRTWESVDRGTVVSTDWAGYSDLVQIGSGSVGLMYEGGAVDARDEIRFARFGIDWLGDRRGPDDTTSDQSPHSERATVLGDPAETPGRYGGAVQFDGRDDAVRLPYRDELPLGTRDFTTSMWFRYSATTGEQPLLWMGGIGTNQPQVWLRAEPALNRITGLITTRSGATPPMTAWVRDAKAYNDGKWHHIALRRGGGKLTMFLDGTQVSSADVPGSVTRNSPFGVHVGQRLDSRAHFNGAIDEVRVYARALSDAEVRSVADSNANLVGWPLVRLPLDDVTSRPANTVPGRPAPH